A single window of Salvia splendens isolate huo1 chromosome 6, SspV2, whole genome shotgun sequence DNA harbors:
- the LOC121807840 gene encoding probable cysteine desulfurase isoform X1 → MTMQMKFELHHHSPFYETSLNDDQDINNFMNDALDNHHFDDIVSHETVPFHVVGRGVPKNNDSTKKKLRWLRSQIIGTSAEFETPFGRRHLTYADHTASGRSLHYIENYVTTKLLPFYGNTHTSDSHVGYHTTKMVHNAKSYMKRCLGGGEEDAIIFCGSGSTTAIKRLQEVMGIAIPSILRKSLLKCLSDKERWVVFVGPYEHHSNLLSWRQSLAEVVEIGLDRLGHIDMEALTNNLSLYKDQNRQMLGSFSACSNVTGIITDTRAITRLLHQYGAFACFDFAASGPYTKIEMRSSKTDGYDAIFLSPHKFLGGPGTPGILLMSKILYRLDSSPPSTCGGGTVDFVNNLSEQDTLYVDDIEEREDAGTPQNIQKVRAGLAFWIKEFIGYKAIAMVEKTHIEKVLQRLIRNPNIVILGSTVVKRQAILSFLVHTSSPSKSIGKPLNGSFVAKLLNDLFGIQARGGCACAGSYAHTLLNLEEHRSLAMRSFIKEGYVGTKPGWTRVSFPYYMSEKEVDFILGAIEFIAMYGQRFLACYHINWTKGTWTFKKNSYKDQYSSSLASMIKALNMEHNVKQMKQDVALKYKNYMETAMRVASLLPKFPPHRETPQEIDMNLVPFRV, encoded by the exons ATGACCATGCAAATGAAATTTGAActtcatcatcattctccattTTATGAAACTTCCCTAAATGATGATCAAGACATCAACAACTTCATGAATGATGCTCTTGATAATCATCATTTTGATGACATAGTCAGCCATGAGACTGTTCCATTTCATGTAGTTGGAAGAGGTGTTCCGAAGAACAACGACTCCACTAAGAAGAAACTTAGGTGGTTGCGCTCTCAAATTATTGGCACCTCGGCCGAATTTGAAACTCCTTTTGGTCGGCGCCACCTCACTTACGCCGATCACACTGCTTCCGGTCGCTCCCTCCACTACATTGAGAACTATGTCACAACCAAATTACTTCCCTTCTATG GCAACACTCACACGAGCGACAGCCATGTCGGATACCACACCACAAAGATGGTGCACAACGCGAAAAGCTACATGAAGAGATGCTTAGGAGGCGGAGAAGAAGATGCCATAATATTTTGCGGGTCGGGCTCCACGACCGCGATCAAACGCCTCCAAGAAGTCATGGGAATCGCCATTCCTTCCATTCTTAGGAAGAGCTTATTGAAATGCTTAAGCGACAAAGAGAGATGGGTGGTGTTCGTAGGTCCCTATGAGCACCACTCCAACCTTCTCTCCTGGCGGCAAAGCCTCGCCGAGGTGGTGGAGATCGGCCTCGACCGCCTCGGACACATCGACATGGAGGCTCTGACCAACAACCTTAGTCTCTACAAGGATCAAAATCGCCAAATGCTCGGCTCTTTCTCCGCTTGTAGCAACGTCACAGGAATCATTACCGACACCCGCGCCATCACCCGCCTCCTCCACCAATACGGAGCGTTCGCGTGTTTCGACTTTGCTGCCAG TGGGCCGTATACAAAGATTGAGATGAGATCAAGCAAAACGGATGGATACGATGCAATATTCTTGAGCCCACATAAGTTTTTGGGAGGTCCAGGTACACCGGGGATACTATTGATGAGCAAGATTCTTTACCGTCTCGATTCATCACCTCCATCTACTTGTGGAGGTGGAACTGTTGATTTTGTCAATAATTTGAGTGAACAG GACACCCTATACGTAGACGATATAGAAGAAAGAGAAGACGCCGGAACTCCACAAAACATCCAAAAAGTAAGAGCTGGCTTAGCTTTCTGGATCAAGGAATTCATAGGTTATAAAGCCATAGCGATGGTGGAGAAGACACACATTGAGAAAGTATTGCAACGATTGATTCGCAATCCAAACATTGTGATATTAGGCAGCACCGTTGTGAAGAGACAAGCCATCTTATCTTTCCTTGTACACACTTCATCCCCAAGCAAGAGCATAGGCAAGCCTCTCAACGGCTCCTTCGTCGCGAAGCTTCTCAATGACCTCTTCGGCATTCAAGCCCGCGGAGGCTGCGCCTGTGCCGGCTCCTACGCCCACACTTTGCTCAATCTTGAAGAGCACCGCTCGCTTGCCATGAGATCCTTCATCAAAGAG GGATATGTTGGAACAAAGCCCGGATGGACAAGAGTGAGCTTCCCATATTACATGTCGGAGAAAGAAGTGGACTTCATTCTAGGAGCCATCGAATTCATAGCGATGTACGGGCAGAGATTCCTGGCTTGTTACCATATCAACTGGACAAAGGGGACTTGGACTTTCAAGAAAAACTCATACAAGGATCAATATAGCTCATCTTTAGCAAGCATGATCAAGGCCTTAAACATGGAACACAATGTAAAACAAATGAAACAAGATGTGGCCTTGAAATACAAGAACTACATGGAAACTGCCATGAGAGTGGCTTCCCTTCTACCCAAATTTCCTCCCCATAGAGAAACTCCACAAGAGATAGATATGAATCTTGTACCTTTTAGAGTTTAG
- the LOC121807840 gene encoding probable cysteine desulfurase isoform X3: MTMQMKFELHHHSPFYETSLNDDQDINNFMNDALDNHHFDDIVSHETVPFHVVGRGVPKNNDSTKKKLRWLRSQIIGTSAEFETPFGRRHLTYADHTASGRSLHYIENYVTTKLLPFYGNTHTSDSHVGYHTTKMVHNAKSYMKRCLGGGEEDAIIFCGSGSTTAIKRLQEVMGIAIPSILRKSLLKCLSDKERWVVFVGPYEHHSNLLSWRQSLAEVVEIGLDRLGHIDMEALTNNLSLYKDQNRQMLGSFSACSNVTGIITDTRAITRLLHQYGAFACFDFAASGPYTKIEMRSSKTDGYDAIFLSPHKFLGGPGTPGILLMSKILYRLDSSPPSTCGGGTVDFVNNLSEQDTLYVDDIEEREDAGTPQNIQKVRAGLAFWIKEFIGYKAIAMVEKTHIEKVLQRLIRNPNIVILGSTVVKRQAILSFLVHTSSPSKSIGKPLNGSFVAKLLNDLFGIQARGGCACAGSYAHTLLNLEEHRSLAMRSFIKESYIVGL, encoded by the exons ATGACCATGCAAATGAAATTTGAActtcatcatcattctccattTTATGAAACTTCCCTAAATGATGATCAAGACATCAACAACTTCATGAATGATGCTCTTGATAATCATCATTTTGATGACATAGTCAGCCATGAGACTGTTCCATTTCATGTAGTTGGAAGAGGTGTTCCGAAGAACAACGACTCCACTAAGAAGAAACTTAGGTGGTTGCGCTCTCAAATTATTGGCACCTCGGCCGAATTTGAAACTCCTTTTGGTCGGCGCCACCTCACTTACGCCGATCACACTGCTTCCGGTCGCTCCCTCCACTACATTGAGAACTATGTCACAACCAAATTACTTCCCTTCTATG GCAACACTCACACGAGCGACAGCCATGTCGGATACCACACCACAAAGATGGTGCACAACGCGAAAAGCTACATGAAGAGATGCTTAGGAGGCGGAGAAGAAGATGCCATAATATTTTGCGGGTCGGGCTCCACGACCGCGATCAAACGCCTCCAAGAAGTCATGGGAATCGCCATTCCTTCCATTCTTAGGAAGAGCTTATTGAAATGCTTAAGCGACAAAGAGAGATGGGTGGTGTTCGTAGGTCCCTATGAGCACCACTCCAACCTTCTCTCCTGGCGGCAAAGCCTCGCCGAGGTGGTGGAGATCGGCCTCGACCGCCTCGGACACATCGACATGGAGGCTCTGACCAACAACCTTAGTCTCTACAAGGATCAAAATCGCCAAATGCTCGGCTCTTTCTCCGCTTGTAGCAACGTCACAGGAATCATTACCGACACCCGCGCCATCACCCGCCTCCTCCACCAATACGGAGCGTTCGCGTGTTTCGACTTTGCTGCCAG TGGGCCGTATACAAAGATTGAGATGAGATCAAGCAAAACGGATGGATACGATGCAATATTCTTGAGCCCACATAAGTTTTTGGGAGGTCCAGGTACACCGGGGATACTATTGATGAGCAAGATTCTTTACCGTCTCGATTCATCACCTCCATCTACTTGTGGAGGTGGAACTGTTGATTTTGTCAATAATTTGAGTGAACAG GACACCCTATACGTAGACGATATAGAAGAAAGAGAAGACGCCGGAACTCCACAAAACATCCAAAAAGTAAGAGCTGGCTTAGCTTTCTGGATCAAGGAATTCATAGGTTATAAAGCCATAGCGATGGTGGAGAAGACACACATTGAGAAAGTATTGCAACGATTGATTCGCAATCCAAACATTGTGATATTAGGCAGCACCGTTGTGAAGAGACAAGCCATCTTATCTTTCCTTGTACACACTTCATCCCCAAGCAAGAGCATAGGCAAGCCTCTCAACGGCTCCTTCGTCGCGAAGCTTCTCAATGACCTCTTCGGCATTCAAGCCCGCGGAGGCTGCGCCTGTGCCGGCTCCTACGCCCACACTTTGCTCAATCTTGAAGAGCACCGCTCGCTTGCCATGAGATCCTTCATCAAAGAG TCTTATATTGTTGGCTTGTGA
- the LOC121807840 gene encoding probable cysteine desulfurase isoform X2, whose translation MTMQMKFELHHHSPFYETSLNDDQDINNFMNDALDNHHFDDIVSHETVPFHVVGRGVPKNNDSTKKKLRWLRSQIIGTSAEFETPFGRRHLTYADHTASGRSLHYIENYVTTKLLPFYGNTHTSDSHVGYHTTKMVHNAKSYMKRCLGGGEEDAIIFCGSGSTTAIKRLQEVMGIAIPSILRKSLLKCLSDKERWVVFVGPYEHHSNLLSWRQSLAEVVEIGLDRLGHIDMEALTNNLSLYKDQNRQMLGSFSACSNVTGIITDTRAITRLLHQYGAFACFDFAASGPYTKIEMRSSKTDGYDAIFLSPHKFLGGPGTPGILLMSKILYRLDSSPPSTCGGGTVDFVNNLSEQDTLYVDDIEEREDAGTPQNIQKVRAGLAFWIKEFIGYKAIAMVEKTHIEKVLQRLIRNPNIVILGSTVVKRQAILSFLVHTSSPSKSIGKPLNGSFVAKLLNDLFGIQARGGCACAGSYAHTLLNLEEHRSLAMRSFIKEELMKSYIVGL comes from the exons ATGACCATGCAAATGAAATTTGAActtcatcatcattctccattTTATGAAACTTCCCTAAATGATGATCAAGACATCAACAACTTCATGAATGATGCTCTTGATAATCATCATTTTGATGACATAGTCAGCCATGAGACTGTTCCATTTCATGTAGTTGGAAGAGGTGTTCCGAAGAACAACGACTCCACTAAGAAGAAACTTAGGTGGTTGCGCTCTCAAATTATTGGCACCTCGGCCGAATTTGAAACTCCTTTTGGTCGGCGCCACCTCACTTACGCCGATCACACTGCTTCCGGTCGCTCCCTCCACTACATTGAGAACTATGTCACAACCAAATTACTTCCCTTCTATG GCAACACTCACACGAGCGACAGCCATGTCGGATACCACACCACAAAGATGGTGCACAACGCGAAAAGCTACATGAAGAGATGCTTAGGAGGCGGAGAAGAAGATGCCATAATATTTTGCGGGTCGGGCTCCACGACCGCGATCAAACGCCTCCAAGAAGTCATGGGAATCGCCATTCCTTCCATTCTTAGGAAGAGCTTATTGAAATGCTTAAGCGACAAAGAGAGATGGGTGGTGTTCGTAGGTCCCTATGAGCACCACTCCAACCTTCTCTCCTGGCGGCAAAGCCTCGCCGAGGTGGTGGAGATCGGCCTCGACCGCCTCGGACACATCGACATGGAGGCTCTGACCAACAACCTTAGTCTCTACAAGGATCAAAATCGCCAAATGCTCGGCTCTTTCTCCGCTTGTAGCAACGTCACAGGAATCATTACCGACACCCGCGCCATCACCCGCCTCCTCCACCAATACGGAGCGTTCGCGTGTTTCGACTTTGCTGCCAG TGGGCCGTATACAAAGATTGAGATGAGATCAAGCAAAACGGATGGATACGATGCAATATTCTTGAGCCCACATAAGTTTTTGGGAGGTCCAGGTACACCGGGGATACTATTGATGAGCAAGATTCTTTACCGTCTCGATTCATCACCTCCATCTACTTGTGGAGGTGGAACTGTTGATTTTGTCAATAATTTGAGTGAACAG GACACCCTATACGTAGACGATATAGAAGAAAGAGAAGACGCCGGAACTCCACAAAACATCCAAAAAGTAAGAGCTGGCTTAGCTTTCTGGATCAAGGAATTCATAGGTTATAAAGCCATAGCGATGGTGGAGAAGACACACATTGAGAAAGTATTGCAACGATTGATTCGCAATCCAAACATTGTGATATTAGGCAGCACCGTTGTGAAGAGACAAGCCATCTTATCTTTCCTTGTACACACTTCATCCCCAAGCAAGAGCATAGGCAAGCCTCTCAACGGCTCCTTCGTCGCGAAGCTTCTCAATGACCTCTTCGGCATTCAAGCCCGCGGAGGCTGCGCCTGTGCCGGCTCCTACGCCCACACTTTGCTCAATCTTGAAGAGCACCGCTCGCTTGCCATGAGATCCTTCATCAAAGAG GAATTAATGAAGTCTTATATTGTTGGCTTGTGA